From a region of the Desulfuromonas sp. KJ2020 genome:
- a CDS encoding ATP-binding protein produces the protein MDRHNANTRSTKILTGLTVGAMLSALVLLWLAQPDPSVWLAAALLLGLSPALLFHCARLTTRLERHHRTLEQEATHWREQADHQEKSARIARKRYQQILDHAGDAIFFIHPEDGTLVEVNRQAENLLGYSAEQARHLSLSTLFPGVHQRRYLRLVKRVLKHGYGEESNLVFRRQDGSEFIGAVHARLGEMGEETLVHGVLRDVTEVKRIEKELRQKNQDLLLINQIAGRAASSRDLDAMLTVILNEVTQAMVADGGGIYLLRHEGTDMDLRVHQGIEESVLAELRALAPGQGLAGRVAVSGHPRASANLQKDCRLSSQAVREAGWHGFQAIPLTAQGRTLGILFVFTRSKRVFSRDQVQLLMTIGRHLGTAVEGAELLEALRWQVRLTEASSRELERSRQLLRENLSRVEESNRTLARIDRMKSNFLALASHELRTPLTCVLSGAEMLEGRLQRCVDQEGEQILSIIHQGARRLESIVEDLLEVARIESQSIYLAQEPIHLPTLLQEVGAAFAPVMAERNLCYQLDDLPEVACVCGDSHHLKKAFQRLVENAVKFTPSGGQVRISGGLITPEELRHREEELRKFTTSFFEQAGQKPMIRVCVEDSGVGIAPEEHVRVFDKFYEVGDITEHFTSNTRFGGKGVGLGLTLVKGMVEAHGGMVWVESDGTMKKGSAFHVLLPLEEGSALLSG, from the coding sequence ATGGACAGACACAACGCCAACACCCGTTCCACGAAAATCCTGACCGGCCTGACCGTGGGCGCCATGCTGTCCGCCCTGGTTCTTCTTTGGCTGGCCCAACCGGACCCGTCTGTCTGGCTGGCGGCGGCGCTTCTCCTTGGCCTGAGCCCGGCCCTCCTCTTTCACTGTGCCCGCCTCACCACCCGGCTCGAGCGGCACCACAGAACCCTGGAACAGGAGGCGACGCACTGGCGTGAGCAGGCCGACCACCAGGAAAAAAGCGCCCGCATCGCCCGGAAACGCTATCAGCAGATTCTCGATCACGCCGGCGACGCCATTTTCTTCATTCACCCCGAAGACGGCACCCTGGTTGAGGTCAATCGCCAGGCCGAAAACTTGCTGGGCTACAGCGCGGAGCAGGCCCGGCACCTCTCTTTGTCCACGCTCTTCCCCGGCGTCCACCAACGCCGCTACCTGCGCCTGGTCAAGCGGGTGCTCAAGCACGGCTATGGCGAGGAATCCAACCTGGTCTTCCGCCGCCAGGACGGCAGCGAATTCATCGGCGCCGTGCACGCCCGTCTGGGCGAAATGGGGGAGGAAACTCTCGTCCACGGGGTGCTCAGGGACGTCACCGAAGTCAAGCGCATCGAAAAGGAACTGCGCCAGAAAAACCAGGATCTGCTCCTGATCAACCAGATTGCCGGGCGCGCGGCCTCCAGCCGTGATCTGGACGCAATGCTGACGGTCATCCTGAACGAGGTAACCCAGGCCATGGTGGCGGACGGAGGGGGCATCTACCTGCTTCGCCACGAAGGCACGGATATGGACCTGCGGGTCCATCAGGGCATCGAAGAATCAGTGCTCGCCGAACTTCGCGCCCTCGCGCCCGGACAGGGGCTGGCCGGGCGGGTGGCTGTCAGCGGCCACCCCCGCGCCTCGGCCAATCTCCAGAAAGACTGTCGGCTGTCCTCTCAGGCGGTGCGCGAAGCCGGGTGGCACGGCTTTCAGGCGATCCCCCTGACTGCCCAGGGAAGAACTCTGGGCATCCTCTTCGTCTTCACACGATCCAAGCGCGTCTTCAGCCGTGACCAAGTCCAGCTGCTGATGACCATCGGCCGCCATCTCGGGACGGCGGTGGAAGGGGCCGAATTGCTCGAGGCCCTGCGCTGGCAGGTCCGCCTGACCGAGGCCAGCAGTCGTGAGCTGGAAAGATCCCGTCAGTTGCTGCGCGAAAATCTGAGCCGGGTGGAGGAATCCAACCGTACGCTGGCGCGCATCGACCGCATGAAGAGCAACTTTCTGGCCCTGGCCTCCCACGAGCTGCGCACCCCCCTGACCTGTGTCCTTTCCGGGGCGGAAATGCTGGAAGGACGTCTGCAGCGCTGCGTGGATCAGGAAGGTGAACAGATCCTCAGCATCATTCACCAGGGGGCCCGTCGCCTGGAGAGCATCGTCGAAGACCTGCTGGAAGTTGCCCGCATCGAATCCCAGAGCATCTATCTGGCCCAGGAGCCGATACACTTGCCCACCCTGCTGCAGGAGGTCGGCGCTGCTTTCGCTCCGGTGATGGCCGAGCGGAACCTGTGCTACCAGCTGGATGACCTGCCGGAGGTGGCCTGCGTCTGCGGCGACAGCCACCACCTGAAAAAAGCCTTCCAGCGCCTGGTCGAAAACGCGGTAAAATTCACCCCGTCCGGGGGCCAGGTGCGGATCAGCGGCGGACTCATTACCCCGGAAGAGTTGCGCCACCGGGAGGAAGAGCTGCGCAAGTTCACCACCTCCTTCTTTGAACAGGCCGGACAGAAACCGATGATTCGCGTCTGCGTCGAAGACAGCGGCGTCGGTATCGCCCCCGAGGAACATGTCCGGGTTTTCGACAAGTTCTACGAGGTGGGGGATATCACCGAACATTTCACCTCCAATACCCGTTTCGGCGGCAAGGGGGTCGGCCTGGGACTGACCCTGGTCAAGGGGATGGTGGAGGCCCATGGCGGCATGGTCTGGGTGGAAAGTGACGGCACCATGAAGAAGGGCAGCGCTTTCCATGTGCTGCTGCCGCTGGAAGAGGGCAGCGCCCTCCTCTCGGGATAG
- the larB gene encoding nickel pincer cofactor biosynthesis protein LarB: MNQDELHKLLSAIRDQHLSIDEGMARLRALPFEDIGIAQIDHHRELRQGAPEIILGERKTAEQLVAIVGKMVERGSNVLVTRLPPDRAEPLRTAFPQGEYDDLARTFTLVQNPQTSLPTGAVLVVCAGTSDLPVAREASVTARMLGLQVEEVVDVGVAGIHRLLARTDQLQKAAVIIVVAGMEGALPSVVGGLVRVPVIAVPTSVGYGAAFGGVAALLGMLNSCASGVTVVNIDNGFGAAFAASRIIKTTPR; the protein is encoded by the coding sequence GTGAACCAGGACGAACTCCATAAACTGCTCAGCGCCATCCGCGACCAGCACCTTTCCATCGACGAAGGGATGGCGCGGCTGCGCGCTCTCCCCTTCGAGGATATCGGCATCGCCCAGATCGACCATCACCGCGAGCTCCGTCAGGGCGCCCCCGAGATCATCCTGGGCGAGCGCAAGACGGCAGAGCAGTTGGTGGCCATCGTCGGCAAGATGGTGGAGCGGGGGAGCAACGTGCTGGTGACACGCCTGCCGCCGGATCGTGCCGAACCGTTGCGAACCGCCTTCCCGCAGGGGGAATACGACGACCTCGCCCGCACCTTCACCCTGGTACAGAACCCGCAGACCTCCCTGCCGACCGGAGCGGTCCTGGTGGTCTGCGCCGGCACCTCCGACCTGCCCGTGGCCCGCGAAGCCAGCGTGACGGCCCGTATGCTCGGCCTGCAGGTCGAGGAGGTGGTTGACGTGGGCGTGGCTGGCATCCACCGCCTGCTGGCGCGCACCGACCAGCTGCAGAAGGCCGCCGTGATCATCGTCGTCGCCGGCATGGAAGGCGCCCTGCCCTCGGTGGTTGGCGGCCTCGTGCGCGTGCCGGTCATCGCCGTACCCACCTCCGTCGGTTACGGGGCCGCCTTCGGCGGGGTGGCGGCCCTGCTCGGCATGCTCAATTCCTGCGCCAGCGGCGTCACGGTGGTCAACATCGACAACGGCTTCGGCGCCGCCTTTGCCGCCAGCCGCATCATCAAAACGACACCCCGATGA
- a CDS encoding ribonuclease J has protein sequence MSLHSPLHPDAVRLLPLGGLGEIGLNMMAVECRGDLLLIDCGLMFPEAYMMGIDLVIPDVSPLLERVKDIRGLVLTHGHEDHIGAIPFLLDTLGNPPIFGTPLTLGLLQNKLDEHHLLEKASLNPIEPGVAFTLGCFDIEPFRVAHSIVDGVGFAIRTPAGLLVHTGDFKLDLTPVDNQPTDLGRLAAYGQEGVLLLLADSTNVEREGYTLSERSVGEALQEIVPKCPGKVLVSTFSSNIHRIQQVADAAVAAGRQILVIGRSMVANIAIARQLGYLQMPDDILVDPGQARYLPADKLLIIATGSQGEPRSALSRIAMDDHRQIKLEPGDTVILSSKFIPGNEKAISEVINHLYRRGAEVFYESTSEIHVSGHASREELKLVHSLIRPRYFVPVHGEYRHLVKHAQLAQSMGMAPANTLVLENGTPLALSRNGVTLEEKVETGRVFIDGKGVGDVGTMELRDRSHLANHGLVVVLLALNQSSGRILYGPELFSRGFVPEEESRPYLDEAAQAVSAMLAEHNLETITDWEELRVEVRKTLRRFFNKTIERRPLILPVILEL, from the coding sequence ATGAGCCTCCACAGCCCCCTGCATCCCGATGCCGTACGCCTGCTCCCCCTGGGTGGCCTGGGCGAAATCGGTCTGAACATGATGGCCGTCGAATGTCGCGGCGACCTGCTGCTCATCGACTGCGGCCTGATGTTCCCGGAAGCCTACATGATGGGGATCGACCTGGTTATCCCCGACGTCAGCCCCCTGCTGGAGCGGGTGAAAGACATCCGCGGGCTGGTGCTGACCCACGGCCACGAGGACCACATCGGCGCCATCCCTTTTCTGCTCGACACCCTGGGCAATCCGCCCATCTTCGGGACGCCCCTTACCCTCGGGCTGCTGCAGAACAAGCTCGATGAACACCATCTGCTGGAAAAGGCAAGCCTGAACCCCATCGAACCCGGCGTGGCATTCACCCTGGGCTGTTTCGACATCGAACCCTTCCGGGTCGCCCACTCCATCGTCGATGGCGTCGGCTTCGCCATCCGCACGCCGGCCGGCCTTCTCGTCCATACGGGTGATTTCAAGCTGGATCTGACCCCCGTCGACAACCAGCCTACCGATCTGGGCCGCCTGGCTGCCTATGGGCAGGAGGGCGTCCTGCTGCTGCTGGCCGACTCCACCAACGTGGAAAGAGAAGGATACACCCTGTCGGAGCGCTCCGTGGGCGAGGCCCTGCAGGAGATCGTGCCAAAATGCCCGGGCAAGGTGCTGGTCTCCACCTTTTCCTCCAACATCCACCGCATCCAGCAGGTGGCCGACGCCGCCGTGGCCGCGGGACGCCAGATTCTGGTCATCGGTCGCAGCATGGTGGCCAACATCGCCATCGCCCGCCAGCTCGGCTACCTGCAAATGCCGGACGACATCCTCGTCGACCCCGGTCAGGCCCGCTACCTGCCGGCGGACAAGCTGCTCATTATCGCCACCGGCAGCCAGGGGGAACCCCGCAGCGCCCTCTCCCGCATCGCCATGGACGATCACAGGCAGATCAAACTGGAGCCGGGGGATACGGTCATCCTCTCCTCCAAATTCATCCCGGGCAACGAAAAGGCCATCAGCGAGGTGATCAACCACCTTTACCGGCGCGGCGCCGAGGTCTTCTACGAAAGCACCAGCGAAATCCACGTCTCCGGTCACGCCAGCCGCGAAGAACTCAAGCTGGTGCATTCCCTGATTCGGCCCCGCTATTTCGTGCCCGTCCATGGCGAATATCGTCACCTGGTCAAGCATGCCCAGCTCGCCCAGTCTATGGGGATGGCCCCGGCGAACACCCTGGTACTGGAGAACGGTACCCCGCTGGCCCTTTCCCGCAACGGCGTCACCCTGGAAGAAAAGGTGGAGACGGGCCGGGTCTTTATCGACGGCAAGGGGGTCGGCGATGTGGGGACCATGGAACTGCGCGACCGCAGTCACCTGGCCAACCATGGCCTGGTAGTGGTTCTGCTGGCCCTCAACCAGTCCAGCGGCCGCATTCTCTACGGTCCCGAACTCTTCAGTCGCGGCTTTGTGCCGGAAGAGGAGAGCCGCCCCTACCTGGACGAAGCCGCCCAGGCGGTCAGCGCCATGCTGGCTGAACACAATCTCGAAACCATTACCGACTGGGAGGAGTTGCGCGTCGAAGTGCGCAAGACTCTGCGCCGCTTTTTCAATAAGACCATCGAGCGTCGGCCCCTCATTCTGCCGGTTATCCTCGAACTTTGA
- a CDS encoding CinA family nicotinamide mononucleotide deamidase-related protein: MDIAVLTIGDELLSGELADTNTRRIARLLSPHGYGLREALCVGDQKGDIEEALVALTARRDVVIVTGGLGPTADDLTAAAAAHAFGLPLETSDEALRLIRQHFTRLGVDMHPRNDKQALLPQGAALMPNPKGTAPGFSLKYQNATLFFLPGVPAEMASMLEESVLPALWQRQGGQPPRQERLLKVFGLSEPRVEELLSRQTLPDSVQLAFGVDFPLVIVKLRCARPEAAELLDRGEAQARQALGDFVIATGSQTLAENVARRLIDSGSTLAVAESCTGGLIATWLTDRPGASAFLERGAVTYANSAKQDWLQVPEQILVEQGAVSEACALAMATGIRRAAGTRLGIAVTGIAGPDGGTAQKPVGTVFIALSAADEERAKGYRFRGDRHQIRTLAACMALDWIRRYLLIRHPL; the protein is encoded by the coding sequence ATGGATATCGCGGTACTGACCATCGGCGATGAGCTGCTCAGCGGCGAATTGGCCGACACAAACACCCGGCGCATCGCCCGCCTGCTGAGCCCACACGGCTACGGGCTGCGGGAAGCTCTCTGCGTCGGTGATCAAAAAGGGGATATCGAAGAGGCCCTGGTCGCCCTGACCGCCAGAAGAGACGTCGTCATCGTCACCGGCGGACTCGGACCCACGGCCGACGATCTCACGGCCGCTGCCGCCGCCCACGCCTTCGGCCTGCCGCTGGAAACCAGCGATGAGGCTCTGCGCCTGATCCGCCAGCACTTTACCCGTCTGGGTGTCGATATGCATCCGCGCAACGATAAACAGGCTCTGCTCCCCCAAGGCGCCGCCCTCATGCCCAATCCGAAAGGCACGGCACCGGGATTCAGCCTGAAATACCAAAACGCCACCCTGTTCTTTCTCCCCGGCGTACCGGCGGAGATGGCGTCGATGCTGGAAGAGTCCGTGCTGCCGGCACTGTGGCAGCGCCAGGGCGGCCAGCCCCCCCGCCAGGAGAGACTGCTCAAGGTCTTCGGCCTGTCCGAACCGCGGGTCGAGGAACTGCTGAGCCGGCAGACCCTGCCCGACAGCGTCCAGCTGGCCTTCGGCGTCGACTTTCCGCTGGTCATCGTCAAATTGCGTTGCGCCCGCCCTGAGGCGGCCGAACTGCTTGACCGAGGCGAAGCGCAGGCGCGACAGGCCCTCGGCGACTTCGTGATCGCCACCGGCAGCCAGACCCTGGCCGAAAACGTCGCTCGTCGGCTCATCGACTCAGGCTCCACGCTGGCCGTGGCCGAATCCTGCACCGGCGGCCTTATCGCTACCTGGCTGACCGACCGGCCGGGAGCTTCGGCTTTTCTGGAGCGCGGCGCGGTCACCTATGCCAACTCGGCCAAGCAGGACTGGCTGCAGGTGCCGGAACAGATCCTCGTCGAACAGGGAGCCGTCAGCGAGGCCTGCGCCCTGGCCATGGCCACCGGCATCCGCCGCGCCGCTGGCACCCGTCTGGGCATCGCCGTCACCGGCATCGCCGGTCCCGACGGCGGCACGGCCCAGAAGCCTGTCGGCACCGTCTTCATCGCTCTGAGCGCCGCGGACGAGGAGCGGGCTAAGGGCTACCGTTTTCGCGGCGACCGCCACCAGATACGCACCCTGGCCGCCTGCATGGCCCTTGACTGGATTCGTCGCTACCTGCTGATCAGACACCCCCTATAG
- a CDS encoding DNA translocase FtsK: MSTETKTLFREHLKKEIAGVFWLAAGIFLTLCLISFDSRDPSFNNNLDPALVRNYGGVVGAHLSDLLLQAFGLISLLLPLACLLFAWRLLKFRDVKVRLYKGTAFLVLLLSLCALIALRFSKVSFFGQPVNEAGGAAGRVLADTLSSYLNPAGAAIFLSVFFLVSLMLAARFSMVLFLEGMLERFAARLEKNREARQARRQQRDAVKREKVESAPRISPPTVRPVPPPKPVKKKTKEIKENPQEAFDFLEPSGTYHKPTLSLLDHEGEPPKPVDKEALMMNARILETKLKDFNVDGEVVEVKPGPVVTMYEFAPAPGVKVNKIAGLSDDLTMALKALSIRIVAPIPGRGVVGIEIPNKERETVYLKEIIDSEEFQKSGGRLPMALGKDIFGRTVVADLAKMPHLLVAGSTGSGKSVSINTMILSLLYRATPDDVRIIMVDPKMLELSIYEGIPHLLLPVVTNPKKAALALAWAVREMERRYKLMSDKGVRNIDGYNKKIAKEEREKELQKSQEKLVVETVDADEEALPEIEMLEGEELDHGHLPYIVVIVDELADLMMVAGREIEESVARLAQMARASGIHLILATQRPSVDVITGLIKANFPTRISFKVFSRIDSRTILDSMGAETLLGMGDMLFLPPGTGALQRVHGAFVSELEVQRVVDFLKKQGLPEYDKSILEAPPASEGGGSDDEDGYDEKWDEALAMVAETRQASISMLQRRLRVGYNRAARMIEKMEQEGIVGPSDGTSKPREVFINKIGS; encoded by the coding sequence ATGAGCACGGAAACCAAAACCCTCTTTCGGGAGCATCTCAAGAAGGAAATCGCCGGCGTCTTCTGGCTGGCCGCCGGCATCTTCCTGACCCTGTGCCTGATCTCCTTCGACAGCCGCGACCCGTCCTTCAACAACAACCTCGACCCGGCCCTGGTCCGCAACTACGGCGGTGTGGTCGGCGCCCACCTGTCCGACCTGCTGCTGCAGGCCTTCGGACTGATCTCCCTGCTGCTGCCCCTGGCCTGCCTGCTCTTTGCCTGGCGCCTTCTCAAGTTCCGCGACGTCAAGGTGCGCCTTTACAAGGGGACCGCCTTTCTGGTGCTCCTGCTGTCCCTGTGCGCTCTTATCGCCCTGCGTTTTTCCAAGGTGTCCTTCTTCGGCCAGCCGGTCAACGAAGCTGGCGGCGCCGCCGGGCGTGTCCTCGCCGACACCTTGTCGAGCTATCTCAACCCGGCCGGAGCTGCCATCTTTCTGAGCGTCTTCTTCCTGGTCTCCCTTATGCTGGCGGCCCGGTTCTCCATGGTCCTCTTTCTCGAAGGGATGCTCGAACGCTTTGCGGCCCGTCTGGAAAAAAATCGGGAGGCCCGGCAGGCCCGCCGGCAGCAGCGCGATGCGGTCAAGAGAGAAAAAGTGGAGTCGGCTCCCCGCATCTCGCCGCCGACTGTCCGGCCGGTGCCACCCCCCAAGCCCGTCAAAAAGAAGACGAAGGAGATTAAGGAAAACCCGCAGGAGGCCTTTGATTTCCTGGAGCCTTCGGGAACCTACCACAAGCCGACCCTCTCCCTGCTGGACCACGAGGGCGAGCCGCCGAAGCCGGTGGACAAGGAAGCGCTCATGATGAACGCGCGTATCCTCGAAACCAAGCTGAAGGACTTCAACGTCGACGGCGAGGTGGTGGAGGTCAAGCCCGGCCCCGTGGTCACCATGTACGAGTTCGCCCCGGCCCCCGGCGTCAAGGTCAACAAGATCGCCGGTCTCTCCGACGACCTGACCATGGCGCTCAAAGCCCTCTCCATCCGCATCGTCGCCCCCATCCCCGGCCGCGGCGTGGTCGGTATCGAAATTCCCAACAAGGAGCGGGAGACCGTCTACCTCAAAGAGATCATCGACTCGGAAGAATTCCAGAAGTCCGGCGGACGCCTGCCCATGGCCCTGGGCAAGGACATCTTTGGCCGCACCGTCGTCGCCGACCTGGCCAAGATGCCCCATCTGCTGGTGGCCGGTTCCACCGGCAGCGGCAAGTCGGTGTCTATCAACACCATGATCCTCTCCCTGCTCTACCGCGCCACCCCCGACGACGTGCGCATCATCATGGTCGACCCCAAGATGCTGGAACTCTCCATCTACGAGGGCATCCCCCATCTGCTGCTCCCCGTGGTGACCAACCCCAAGAAGGCGGCGCTGGCCCTGGCCTGGGCGGTACGCGAGATGGAGCGGCGCTACAAGCTCATGTCCGACAAGGGGGTGCGCAACATCGACGGCTACAATAAGAAGATCGCCAAGGAGGAAAGGGAGAAAGAACTGCAGAAGAGCCAGGAAAAACTGGTCGTCGAGACGGTCGACGCCGATGAGGAGGCGCTGCCGGAGATCGAAATGCTCGAGGGGGAGGAACTCGACCATGGCCACCTCCCCTATATCGTGGTTATCGTCGACGAACTGGCCGACCTGATGATGGTCGCCGGCCGCGAGATCGAGGAGTCGGTGGCCCGCCTGGCCCAGATGGCCCGCGCCTCGGGCATCCACCTCATCCTCGCCACCCAGCGCCCCAGCGTCGACGTCATCACCGGCCTCATCAAGGCCAACTTCCCCACGCGCATCTCCTTCAAGGTCTTCTCCCGCATCGACTCGCGCACCATCCTCGACTCCATGGGGGCCGAAACCCTGCTCGGCATGGGGGATATGCTCTTTCTCCCCCCCGGCACCGGCGCCCTGCAACGGGTGCACGGCGCCTTCGTCTCGGAACTGGAAGTGCAGCGGGTAGTCGATTTCCTCAAGAAGCAAGGCTTGCCCGAATACGATAAATCGATTCTCGAAGCGCCCCCCGCCTCGGAAGGGGGAGGCAGCGACGACGAGGACGGCTACGACGAGAAGTGGGACGAAGCGCTGGCCATGGTGGCCGAAACCCGGCAGGCCTCCATCTCCATGCTGCAGCGCCGCCTGCGGGTCGGCTACAACCGCGCCGCTCGCATGATCGAGAAAATGGAGCAGGAGGGGATTGTCGGCCCCTCCGACGGGACCAGCAAGCCGCGCGAGGTTTTCATCAACAAGATCGGCAGCTGA
- a CDS encoding undecaprenyl-diphosphate phosphatase, whose product MTLLQAIFLGFIQGLSEFLPISSSGHLAIAQHYMTDFHQPGVLFDVLLHVGTMVAVIFYFRREIILLATSPFRRDEEAAIYRRLLLLLIAASVPTAIIGLTFKDFFEGLFENIIVVGSMLLVSGLLLFLAERFRRQGRKEEALTLSDALVVGAVQGLAIIPGISRSGSTIATLLFKGVDGETAARFSFLMALPAIFGAALLSLRDLAAVPAGSLPLYLAGAGIAFITGLLSIHFLMAIIRRRRLFYFAIYCWLVGSLVLTLSL is encoded by the coding sequence ATGACTCTACTTCAGGCCATCTTCCTCGGCTTCATTCAGGGCCTCAGCGAATTTCTCCCCATCTCCTCCTCGGGGCACCTGGCCATCGCCCAGCATTATATGACAGACTTTCATCAACCGGGCGTTCTCTTCGACGTGCTGCTGCATGTCGGCACCATGGTCGCCGTCATCTTCTATTTCCGCCGTGAAATCATCCTGCTGGCCACTTCGCCCTTCCGCCGCGACGAAGAGGCGGCCATCTATCGCCGCCTGCTGCTGCTCCTGATCGCGGCCAGCGTGCCGACGGCCATCATCGGCCTGACCTTTAAAGACTTTTTCGAGGGACTCTTTGAAAACATTATTGTCGTCGGCTCGATGCTACTGGTCTCGGGCCTGCTCCTCTTTCTGGCCGAACGCTTTCGCCGTCAGGGGCGCAAGGAAGAGGCCCTCACCCTGTCTGACGCCCTGGTCGTCGGGGCCGTACAGGGACTGGCCATTATTCCGGGCATTTCACGCTCCGGCTCGACCATCGCCACCCTGCTCTTCAAGGGGGTCGACGGCGAAACGGCGGCCCGCTTCTCTTTTCTCATGGCCCTGCCTGCCATATTCGGCGCCGCCCTGCTCTCCCTGCGAGACCTCGCGGCAGTGCCCGCCGGCAGCCTCCCCCTCTACCTGGCTGGCGCAGGAATTGCATTTATTACGGGGTTGCTGTCCATCCATTTTCTGATGGCCATCATCCGCCGGCGCCGACTCTTCTATTTCGCCATCTACTGCTGGCTGGTCGGGAGCCTGGTCTTGACCCTCTCCCTTTAG
- the larC gene encoding nickel pincer cofactor biosynthesis protein LarC, which yields MKTLYLDPFSGISGDMFLGLMVDLGVELQAIETGLATLPIEGWQLRSSRQSRRGITGTKVEVLYNESHHHRTWADIDRLLAESPLPVATRELARRIFRRVGVAEAKVHGVDLAEVHFHEVGAIDSIVDIVGAALALEQLHIDQILCGSLPLSHGTVHCAHGAIPLPAPATLEILQGLPVVDGRCDQELVTPTGAAIAAEIARFAPLEAMTVDRTGYGVGSRDLADRPNLLRGILGRTAAETSAESDCVGVLESHLDDTNPEWLGALMERLLAAGALDVAFSPLQMKKNRPGIGLTVVVPAAQSEELAALILRESSASGVRLQQARRLKLPREQRRLDTPLGPAEVKLFYQDGRLLRVTPEFDSCRRLAQSSGLPLPEVYRLVERAADPLFSVEAR from the coding sequence ATGAAGACACTCTATCTCGACCCTTTTTCCGGCATTTCCGGCGACATGTTTCTCGGCCTGATGGTCGATCTCGGCGTCGAGCTGCAGGCCATCGAGACGGGCCTGGCCACGCTGCCCATCGAAGGCTGGCAACTGCGCAGCAGCCGCCAGTCGCGCCGGGGCATCACTGGCACCAAGGTCGAGGTCCTCTACAACGAGTCGCACCATCACCGGACCTGGGCCGACATCGATCGCCTGCTGGCGGAAAGTCCGCTGCCGGTCGCGACCCGGGAGTTGGCCCGACGCATCTTCCGCCGAGTGGGTGTGGCCGAGGCCAAAGTCCATGGCGTCGACCTGGCCGAGGTCCATTTCCACGAAGTGGGTGCCATCGACTCCATCGTCGACATCGTCGGCGCCGCCCTTGCCCTGGAGCAGCTGCACATCGACCAAATCCTCTGCGGTTCCCTGCCTCTGAGTCACGGCACCGTCCACTGCGCCCACGGCGCCATCCCCCTGCCGGCGCCGGCCACCCTCGAAATCCTCCAGGGCTTGCCCGTTGTCGACGGCCGCTGCGACCAGGAACTGGTGACGCCTACCGGCGCCGCCATCGCCGCCGAAATCGCCCGTTTTGCGCCCCTGGAGGCCATGACGGTGGACCGCACCGGCTATGGGGTCGGCAGCCGCGACCTGGCGGACCGTCCCAACCTGCTGCGGGGGATCCTTGGCCGCACGGCTGCAGAGACCAGCGCCGAAAGCGATTGTGTGGGCGTGCTGGAGAGCCATCTCGATGACACCAACCCGGAATGGCTCGGCGCCCTTATGGAGCGTCTGCTCGCCGCGGGAGCCCTGGACGTCGCCTTTTCCCCCCTGCAGATGAAGAAAAACCGTCCTGGCATCGGCCTCACCGTCGTCGTACCGGCAGCGCAGAGTGAAGAACTGGCCGCCCTGATCCTGCGCGAAAGCAGCGCCAGCGGCGTGCGCCTGCAGCAGGCTCGCCGCCTCAAGCTCCCCCGCGAGCAGCGCCGTCTCGACACGCCGCTGGGGCCGGCCGAAGTCAAACTTTTTTACCAGGACGGCCGGCTGCTGCGCGTCACCCCCGAGTTCGACAGCTGCCGGCGCCTGGCCCAGAGCAGCGGCTTACCCCTACCGGAAGTCTATCGGCTGGTGGAGCGCGCTGCCGACCCCCTTTTTTCCGTGGAGGCGCGATAA
- a CDS encoding phosphatidylglycerophosphatase A, with protein sequence MRPFVLFLSSNAGLGYSPFAPGTVGTLAGIPAFWLLASLPPGLYALTWTALLFLSFWAAGEAGKHYGVVDDGRIVIDELVGYLATVAFLPFSWTAAIAGFLFFRLFDISKIPPASWFDRKMKNGYGVVLDDVVAGIYGAIALRVFLHLFETTITG encoded by the coding sequence GTGCGACCTTTTGTCCTTTTTCTCTCCAGCAACGCCGGCCTCGGCTACTCGCCCTTTGCCCCCGGCACCGTCGGCACCCTGGCCGGCATCCCCGCCTTCTGGCTGCTGGCTTCGCTACCCCCGGGGCTCTACGCCCTGACCTGGACGGCCCTGCTCTTTCTCTCCTTCTGGGCCGCCGGTGAGGCGGGCAAACACTATGGCGTGGTGGACGACGGTCGCATCGTTATCGACGAACTGGTCGGGTATCTGGCCACGGTGGCCTTTCTCCCTTTCTCCTGGACAGCTGCCATCGCCGGCTTCCTGTTTTTCCGCCTCTTCGACATCAGCAAAATTCCGCCGGCCTCCTGGTTCGACCGGAAGATGAAGAATGGCTATGGGGTCGTGCTCGACGACGTCGTCGCCGGCATTTACGGCGCCATCGCCCTGCGGGTTTTTCTCCACCTGTTCGAAACCACTATCACGGGGTAA